A single Rhopalosiphum padi isolate XX-2018 chromosome 4, ASM2088224v1, whole genome shotgun sequence DNA region contains:
- the LOC132930684 gene encoding U5 small nuclear ribonucleoprotein TSSC4: MSFQDPTFVGDTPEFQNKRTNLFAVLDKAEKDLESKIKKASTADAHEILNGRVERRTGRSLTKQFRGKDSLFVKPEIPPWRIIEKHRPPDFKLHPHKWTKYSLADVNEMNDKSNAAAAFAFLKEMQTRKCKDDENDNEEGKKIVFKRTLKSNEPEMKPSFKSSKLVMPEYEFGKKVQKKKNRPERTTDGTTSNKEIKLGHLMEDEIDE, from the coding sequence ATGTCGTTTCAGGATCCAACATTCGTCGGTGACACTCCAGAGTTCCAAAACAAACGTACAAATCTGTTCGCCGTGCTCGATAAAGCAGAGAAGGATTTGGAgtcgaaaattaaaaaagccTCAACTGCTGACGCACATGAAATACTTAATGGCCGTGTGGAACGTAGAACTGGTCGTTCGTTGACTAAACAGTTCCGAGGTAAAGACAGTCTATTTGTCAAGCCAGAAATACCGCCATGGCGCATAATTGAAAAACATAGACCGCCAGATTTCAAATTGCATCCACATAAATGGACCAAGTATTCGTTGGCTGATGTAAACGAAATGAATGACAAGAGCAATGCAGCTGCTGCATTTGCATTTCTTAAAGAAATGCAAACTAGAAAATGCAAAGACGATGAAAACGATAATGAAGAAGGAAAGAAAATCGTGTTCAAGAGAACACTGAAGTCAAACGAACCAGAAATGAAACCAAGTTTTAAAAGTTCTAAACTGGTCATGCCAGAATATGAATTTGGGAAAAAGGttcagaagaaaaaaaatagaccaGAACGTACAACAGATGGAACTACTtctaataaagaaattaaacttGGGCATTTAATGGAAGACGAAATTGATGAAtag
- the LOC132930681 gene encoding sialic acid synthase yields MKNIAKNNRAYVIANLSTNHEGNATLACELIETACKCGADYVLMELDENTNPFTCEDIKNFHKLAQDNGAVFTTKSLVNSIRQISPIQQFKNINNDEDEISSDLQLAFPSIPEKDISEDRKSYETVDLVEKIQQKFPKHELQFWEFQEISTCLPEVVIAIGIKAISCKFTLDDKSIGYDHAMSISTRDFRTMVTNIRTVEVALGTGKKDKLSPSELPCFKKLFKSIVAAKNLERGSILKAEDMKIKVSDTQSMCGFYFPVVIGRQLLSEVDEDDPIFVSDFDGLQHYTHYMPFDDPIPEYTDFVTEINLGRFVNFKSPCYIIAEIGQNHQGDIMMAKKLIKLAKKCGADCVKFQKSCINEKFTLLARNRQYNSKNSFGTTYGEHKHFLEFTEDQYKELRRYAVKKVGIHFTASAMDPVSFDFIVSLKVPFVKIGSGESGNVMLLEKAAKAYVPLVISTGMQTLADIRITYQTVSSYHSNFVLLHCVSAYPTPPDEANLNMIKTLRKTFPNTIIGYSGHEVGSSLTAASVALGAKVIERHITLDRNMKGSDHICSLDPSQFSKLVRDIRYIEKNLAI; encoded by the exons ATGAAGAACATTGCTAAAAACAATCGGGCGTACGTTATTGCGAATCTGTCAACGAATCACGAGGGAAACGCGACGCTGGCCTGCGAACTGATCGAAACAGCATGC aaatgtgGCGCAGATTATGTATTGATGGAACTCGATGAAAATACTAATCCATTTACATGCGAAGATATCAAAAACTTTCATAAGTTAGCTCAAGATAATGGAGCTGTTTTCACAACCAAATCGTTAGTG aattcaaTTCGTCAAATTTCTCCTATACaacaatttaagaatataaataatgacgAGGACGAAATTAGTAGTGATTTGCAACTAGCGTTTCCTTCGATTCCAGAAAAGGATATTTCTGAAGACCGTAAATCATATGAAACTGTTGATCTGGtcgaaaaaatacaacaaaaatttCCCAAACATGAACTTCAGTTTTGGGAATTTCAAGAAATAAGCACGTGTCTTCCGGAAGTGGTTATTGCTATCggaataaaa GCGATATCTTGCAAGTTTACGTTGGACGACAAATCTATCGGATACGATCACGCGATGTCTATCTCAACTCGTGACTTCCGTACTATGGTGACCAATATTAGGACAGTTGAAGTTGCACTAGGAACAGGGAAAAAAGACAAACTCTCTCCATCTGAATTGCCgtgttttaaaaagttattcaaaaGTATTGTGGCTGCAAAAAATTTAGAACGTGGATCCATATTAAAAGCGGAAGATATGAAAATTAAAGTCAGTGACACTCAGAGTATGTGTGGATTTTACTTTCCAGTAGTAATCGGTCGACAGTTATTATCTGAAGTCGATGAAGACGATCCAATTTTTGTTTCTGATTTTGATgg actgCAACATTATACGCATTATATGCCGTTTGATGATCCAATACCTGAGTATACCGACTTTGTAACTGAAATTAATCTAGGACGATTCGTAAATTTTAAAAGCCCGTGTTATATTATTGCTGAAATAGGACAAAATCATCAAGGTGATATAATGATGGCTAAAAAATTGATCAAATTGGCTAAA AAATGTGGCGCAGACTgtgtaaaatttcaaaaaagttgcataaatgaaaaatttacgTTGTTGGCCAGGAATAGACAGTACAATAGTAAAAATTCTTTCGGCACGACATACGGTgaacacaaacattttttagagTTCACTGAAGATCAATACAAGGAACTAAGGAGATACGCTGTAAAAAAAGTCGGAATTCATTTTACTGCATCGGCAATGGACCCG GTTTCATTTGATTTCATTGTTAGCCTCAAAGTGCCGTTCGTCAAAATTGGTTCAGGCGAATCCGGTAACGTGATGCTATTGGAAAAGGCGGCCAAGGCTTATGTTCCGCTGGTTATATCCACCGGCATGCAGACACTGGCTGACATACGAATTACTTATCAGACAGTTAGCAGCTACCATAGTAATTTCGTGTTATTACATTGCGTATCCGCATACCCAACACCACCGGACGAGGCCAATCTGAACATGATCAAGACACTTCGCAAAACTTTCCCAAACACGATAATTGGTTACTCTGGCCATGAAGTTGGCTCTTCTCTAACCGCTGCGTCAGTAGCACTCGGTGCCAAA GTTATTGAAAGACATATCACATTGGACAGAAATATGAAAGGGTCAGATCATATTTGTTCGTTAGACCCTTCGCAGTTCAGCAAACTCGTTAGAGACATTcgttatatcgaaaaaaatttagctatttaa
- the LOC132930682 gene encoding tigger transposable element-derived protein 4-like: MSKRKLKILTIAEKVNVINMVEQGGKKNYEVANAFGIPSSTLSTILKNKTKIISNFKLQPSRKKIKLAEFPNLDSSLFKWYIQCKDSNLPISGPILKEKANIFAKSLGYTNFKNSTGWLDKWKKRNNITLRKPCSLNMSASKDQLSIQWKDDILTIINEYSPNEIFTADETGLFYKCLPADSTQQLSYSGVDCRDGKRSKERVTVLLCTNMSGTEKVKPLLIGKSIKPKCFKGIKSLPVDYESNPKSWMTALLWNKWLKQFDEKLFMENRKIILLIDNCTAHVTVSNLKAITIKFLPTDRTSKFQPLDHGIIQNFKGFYRKEVIHKITSHNELQNTISIDLLQAIRITDKSWRQVTSEMISNSFRKAGFLHPGTHFVEKTSSNQESYQEKNYPEWSYIIQKYNLMPEFTFNNYVQIDENLTVCSSLNDSEDAGLTNYVCNNDKDNNVTLKKVSFKEATKALGILRNFIETTEGMNNIHFEALGTLEDAMDKIKHTETSSII; this comes from the exons atgtcgaaacgcaaattaaaaatcttaacgATCGCCGAAAAAGTCAACGTTATTAATATGGTTGAACAGGgtgggaaaaaaaattatgaagtaGCAAACGCATTTGGCATACCGAGTTCTACGTtatcaactattttaaaaaataaaacaaaaattatatcaaattttaaattacaaccaaGTCGGAAGAAAATTAAACTAGCTGAGTTTCCGAACCTGGATTCTAGTTTATTCAAGTGGTATATTCAGTGTAAGGATAGTAATTTACCCATAAGTGGACCTATATTAAAAGAAAAGGCTAACATATTTGCAAAGTCACTAGGGTATACGAATTTCAAAAATAGCACTGGTTGGCTAGATAAATGGAAAAAACGAAACAATATTACTTTACGAAAACCTTGCAGTTTAAATATGTCTGCCAGTAAAGATCAACTCAGTATTCAATGGAAAGATGATATTTTAACTATCATAAACGAATATTCACCTAACGAAATTTTCACTGCAGACGAAACAGgacttttttataaatgtttacctGCAGATAGTACTCAACAATTATCTTATAGCGGAGTCGATTGCCGTGATGGTAAGCGAAGTAAAGAACGTGTTACGGTACTTTTGTGTACAAATATGAGTGGTACCGAAAAAGTCAAACCATTACTAATCGGAAAGTCTATTAAACCAAAATGTTTCAAAGGAATTAAATCATTGCCAGTAGACTACGAATCAAACCCAAAATCATGGATGACGGCTTTATTGTGGAATAAATGGCTTAAACAATTTGATGAAAAGTTGTTCATGGAAAATcgtaagattatattattgattgatAACTGTACTGCTCATGTCACTGTCTCAAATTTAAAAGCGATTACTATCAAGTTTTTACCAACGGACAGGACTTCAAAATTTCAACCACTTGATCACGGTATAATCCAAAACTTCAAAGGTTTTTATAGAAAAGAAGTGATACATAAGATAACCTCACATAATGAACTTCAAAACACTATTTCAATTGATTTGTTACAAGCTATACGAATAACCGACAAATCATGGAGACAAGTTACATCAGAAATGATATCAAATAGTTTCAGAAAAGCGGGTTTCCTACATCCGGGTAcacattttgttgaaaaaacatcCTCCAATCAAGAATCatatcaagaaaaaaattatcctGAATggtcttatattatacaaaagtacAATTTAATGCCAGAATTCACATTTAACAATTATGTACAAATTGACGAAAATCTAACAGTCTGTAGTAGTTTGAATGATTCTGAAGATGCGGGATTAACAAACTATGTATGTAATAATGACAAAGACAATAATGtgactttaaaaaaagtttCGTTTAAAGAAGCAACAAAAGCATTGGGAATTTTAcgtaattttattgaaacaacagaag GAATGAACAATATTCATTTTGAAGCATTAGGAACATTAGAAGATGCCatggataaaataaaacatacagaAACatcaagtattatttaa